One Methylorubrum extorquens genomic window, TCATGAACGAATCCGGCCGCTCGGTCGGCGAGGCGCAACGCTTCTTCAAGATCCCGCTCGTCGACGTGATCGTGCTGCACGACGAACTCGACCTCGCGCCGGCCAAGCTGCGGGTAAAGCTCGGCGGCGGCAATGCCGGGCATAACGGCCTGCGCTCGATCACGGCGCTGTGCGGCAACGAGTACCGCCGCGTCCGCCTCGGCATCGGCCATCCCGGTGACAAGGCGCTGGTGCACGCCTACGTCCTCAACGACTTCGCCAAGTCGGAGGAGCCCTGGGTCGAGGATCTCTGCCGCGCCACCGCCGACCACGCAGCCCTGCTCGCGGCGGGCGAGGATGCGAGCTTCCAGAACAAGGTGCACCTCGCCATGGCCGGCCGCGGCTGGGAGACGGTGAAGACGCCTGTCGAGGCCGGCAAGGCGAAAGCGCGCGACGCGAATTGACACGAAGCCGCCGGACCCCGATGCAGCGGGCTTCCGGGCGCGGCTCCCGACCGATCACAACGGACCTCTAGGACCAGCCATGGGCTTCAAATGCGGCATCGTCGGCCTGCCGAACGTCGGCAAGTCGACCCTCTTCAACGCGCTCACGCAGACGGCCGCGGCCCAGGCCGCGAATTACCCGTTCTGCACCATCGAGCCGAATGTCGGCGAGGTCGCGGTGCCCGATCCGCGCCTCGATGACCTCGCCCGGATCGCCTCCTCGAAGGAGATCATCCCGACGCGGCTGACCTTCGTCGACATCGCCGGCCTCGTGCGCGGCGCGTCGAAGGGCGAGGGCCTCGGCAACCAGTTCCTCGCCAACATCCGCGAGGTCGATGCCATCGCCCACGTGGTACGCTGCTTCGAGGATGGCGACGTCACCCACGTCGAGGGCAAGGTCGATCCGATCGCCGACATCGAGACCATCGAGACCGAGCTGATGCTGGCCGATCTCGACAGCCTTGAGAAACGCGTCGTCGCCCTTGAGAAGCGCGCCAAGGGCGCCGACAAGGAGGCCAAGGAGTTCCTCGACCTCGTCAACCGCGCCCTGCCGCTGCTGCGCGAGGGGAAGCCGGCCCGGCTCGTGGAGCGCAAGCCCGAGGAGGAGCGGCTGTTCCAGCAGCTCGGCCTGATGACGGCAAAGCCCGTACTCTACGTCTGCAACGTGGACGAAGGCGACGCCGACAAGGGCAACGACAAGTCTCAGGCCGTGTTCGACCGGGCCAAGGCGGAGGGCGCGGTCGCCGTCGTCGTCTCGGCCAAGATCGAGAGCGAGATCGCGGTGATGCCGGAAGCCGACCAGGCCGAGTTCCTGGAGGCAGTCGGGCTGACCGAGCCCGGTCTGAACCGGGTGATCCGCGCCGGCTACGATCTGCTCGGCCTCGTGACCTACTTCACGGTCGGCCCGAAGGAGGCCCGCGCCTGGACGATCACCAAGGGGACGCGTGCCCCGGCGGCGGCCGGCGTGATCCACACCGACTTCGAGAAGGGCTTCATCCGCGCCGAGACCATCGCCTTCAAGGACTACACCGCGCTGAACGGCGAGTCCGGCGCGCGCGATGCCGGCAAGCTGCGGCTGGAGGGCAAGGAATACGTGGTGCAGGACGGCGACGTGCTGCATTTCCGCTTCGCCAACTGACGGGGCCCGCGGCATGGAGCTTCACCCGCGCCATGCCTGGGACCTGACGCCGACCGAGGCCGTCGCGCTCCAGCGCCGGCTCCGCAGCGAGATCGTGGCCGACCGAGCCATCGATCTCGGCGCGGTGCGGCTGGTGGCCGGCGTCGATGTCAGCGTGAAGAACGAGCGCTCCCGCGCCGCCATCGTCGTCGTGACCTTTCCGGGCTTTCTTCTCGTCGAGAGCGCCTTCGCCGAGCGGCCCACGCCGTTCCCCTACATCCCCGGCCTGCTGAGCTTTCGCGAGGGACCGGTTCTGGAAGAGGCGTTCGGGCGCCTGCGCGCGGAGCCCGACGTCTTCCTGTTCGACGGCATGGGCATCGCCCATCCGCGTCGCATCGGCATCGCCAGCCATATGGGCCTGTGGCTGGAGCGCCCGACCATCGGCGTCGGCAAGACGCGGCTCGTCGGTACCAACGCTGCCCTGCCCGAGGTGAAGGGCGCGCACGTCCCCCTGATCGACCGGGGTGAGACCATCGGCGCCCTGGTCCGCACGCGCACCGCCACGCTCCCGCTGTTCATCTCGCCCGGGCACCGCGCCGACATCCCGAGTGCGGTCGAACTGGTGCTGGCCTGCTCGCCGAAATACCGCCTGCCGGAGCCGATCCGCCTCGCGCACAAGGCGGCCGGCGATTTCTGAAGTCGGGACCGAAAGAGGTCAGTGCGCCTCTTCCCAGTTCCCCGCCGCCCGCGCCTCGACCACCAGCGGCACCCTCAGCGTCAAGGCCGGCGCGGGCGCCTCCTCCATCACTCCGGCGATCACGGGGATCGTCGCCTCCACCTCGTCGTCGGGCACCTCGAACACCAGTTCGTCGTGCACCTGCAGCAGCATCCGCGCGGTGAGCCGCTTGGCCTCCAGCGCCCCCTCCATCCGCGTCATGGCGCGGCGGATGATGTCGGCGGCGGTGCCCTGGATCGGGGCGTTGATGGCTTGGCGCTCGACGCTCGCCCGCTCGGACGGGTTGTTGGAGCGGATCTGCGGATAGTGGCAGACGCGGCCGAACAGGGTCGTCACGTAGCCCTTCTCGCGGCACGAGCGCTTGGTGGTGTCGATGTAGTCGCGGATGCCGGGAAAGCGCTCGAAATACTGCTTGATGAAGACCGAGGCCTCTTCGCGGCCGATGCCGAGGCGGTCGGCGAGGCCGAAGGCCGAGATACCGTAGATGATGCCGAAATTGATGGTCTTGGCCCGCCGCCGCAGGTCGCCGGTCATCTGGTCGAGGGAGACGCCGAACATGGCAGACGCCGTGGCCGCGTGGATGTCGATCCCCTGCTCGAACGCTTCGCGCAGTTGCGGGATGTCGGCGATGTGGGCGAGCAGGCGCAGCTCGATCTGGCTGTAATCGGCCGAGATCAGCTTCTTGCCCTCGGGCGCGACGAAGGCGCGGCGGATCCGCTTTCCCTCCTCCGTGCGGACAGGGATGTTCTGAAGGTTCGGATCGGAGGAGGAGAGCCGGCCCGTCGTCGTGGCCGCGAGCGAGAACGAGGTGTGGACCCGGTTGGTCCCCCGGTCGGCGTGCTGCTGCAGCGAGTCGGTATAGGTCGATTTCAGCTTGGAGAGCTGGCGCCAGTTGAGGATCTTCTTCGGCAGATCGTGGCCGGCCTGGGCCAGCTCTTCGAGGAGCGTGGCGGGCGTGGCCCACTGGCCGGACGGCGTCTTCTTCGCGCCGGGCAGGCCCATCTTGCCGAACAGCACGTCGCCGATCTGCTTGGGCGAGGAGACCTGAAATCGCTCGCCCGCGTCGTCCTGGATCTCTTCCTCCAGCCGCGCCAGGATCTGCGAGAAGTCGCCCGAGAGTCGGCTCAGCATGTTGCGGTCGATGGCGATGCCGGCCCGCTCCATCCGGGCCAGGACCGGCACCAGCGGACGCTCCAGCGTCTCGTAGACGGTCACCCGGTGCTCGGCGACGAGGCGCGGCTTCATCATCCGCCACAGGCGCAAGGTGACGTCGGCGTCCTCCGCCGCGTAGGCCGTCGCCTTGTCGATCGCCACGCGGTCGAAGGTGACCTTGTTGCGGCCGGTGCCAGCCACATCCGCGAAGGTGATCGGCTGGTGACCGAGATGGCGGCGGGCGAGTTCGTCCATGCCGTGCCCGCCCTTGCCGGCATCGAGCACGTAGGAGATCAGCATCGTGTCGTCGAAGGGCGCCACGTCGATGCCGTAGCGGTGGAGCACCGAGAGGTCGTATTTTAGGTTCTGGCCGACCTTGAGCGTTCCGGCATCCTCCAGGAGCGGTTTCAGCAGCTTGAGGGCGGTGTCGAAATCGATCTGGCCGGGCTGCTTGTCGGAGGCATCCGCCCCTGCCCCGCTCTCGCCGAACAGGTCGCCGCCCTTCACCTCGGGCTTGACGTGGGCGAGCGGGATGTAGGCCGCCCGCCCCGGCGCGGTGGCGAGCGAGACGCCGACGAGCCCGGCCTTGGCCGCGTCGAGCGCGTCGGTCTCGGTATCGACCGCGATCACGCCCGCCTCGTAGCTCTCGGCGATCCAGGCTTCGAGTTGCTCCACGGTGGAGATCGTCTCGTAGGCAGCCGTATCGAACGGCTTGACCGACTCCGCCGCGCGGGCGCCAACCAGGGTCGCGGGCGTCGGCTCGTTAGCGCCGCGCTTCTTCGCCGGAGCCTGATCCGGCAGATCGAGATCGGCGAAGGGATCGGCCTCGCCCGCCTCGGGCGGGGCTTCCCCATCCATCCGCTCGGGTGCGGCGGCGGTCTCGGGATCGACCGGCACGTCGTCGCCGAAGAACGGCACGGCATCACTGCCGCCGGCCGCGTTGGTGTAGGCGTGGGGCTGTGCCCCCGGCAGCAGCGCCGGATCGGGCTTGACCGCTTCCGGGTCGACATGGAGCATCTGCGCGATGCGCCGCGTCAGGGTGTTGAACTCCATCGCCTTCAGGAAGCCGACGAGCTTTTGCGGATCGGGCTGCGGCACGCCAAGTTCGTCGAGCGGCACCGGCACCGGCACGCTCTCTTCCAGCGCCACGAGGCGGCGCGAGAGCTTGGCCTGATCGATGTTGGCGAGCAGCATCTCCCGGCGCTTGGGCTGCTTGATCTCGCTGGCCCGCTCCAGAAGTTCGGCGAGGCTGCCGTACTCCTTGATGAGCGCGGCCGCGGTCTTCAGGCCGATGCCCGGCACGCCCGGCACGTTGTCGGAGGTGTCGCCGATCAGCGCCAGCGCGTCGCCGATCTGCTCCGGCGCGAGACCTTCCCACTTGGCGATGATCGCCTCGCGGTCGAGGTTGCGCTCGGGGCGGTAGCCGGGCTTGCCCTTGGCGCCCGACTCGAAATCGTAGAACCGGATCTTGTCCGAGACGAGCTGCATCAGGTCCTTGTCGGAGGACACGATGATGACCTCGGCGCCGCGCGCCTCAGCCTGCCGGGCGTAGGTCGCGATCAGGTCGTCGGCCTCGTAGCGTATCAGCTCGACCGCATGCAGCCCGAAGGCGCGCACCGCATCGCGCATCAGCGGCATCTGGCGCTTGAGGTCGTCCGGCGCGTCGGGGCGGTGGCCCTTGTAGTCGGGGAACAGCTCCTTGCGGAACGAGCCCTCGGACTTGTCGAAGACGATGCCGAGATGGGTTGGTTTCACCCCGGCGGCGCCCTCCTGAAGGAACTGCGCGATCTTGGTGCAGAACAGGCGCACCGCCCCCGTCGGCAAGCCGTCGGAGGGCCGGGTGTTGTACTTCTGGTCCTGATTGATCGACTGGAAGTACGCCCGGAAGATGAAGGACGAGCCATCGACGAGGATCACCCGGTCGTCGGCGCCGACGGGCTTGGCCGGTTGCAGTTGCGTCTCTTCGGTCATCGGTCGAACAGCCATCGGCGAACGGGCCCCCAAGGGCGGGGCCGCCGATCCATAGAGCATTTTCGCCGCTTCAGAACATCGCTCCGTCGCCGGGAAATGCCGCAGGTCCCCGGTTCTCTGGTCCGCGATGGTCGGCATGGCACGGAACAGGTCCCGTTCCTCGCAAGGGCCCCGACGCCGCGCGAAAGGCAGAACGCTCAAAAAACTCCCGATTACCGGGCCTATGTGCGCTCGTGCACCGCACAAAATCGAGCCTAGTCAGCGGAGGCAACGCCCTCAAGATGAATGGGTTTTTTGGCCGCGCGCAATGTCGCGGCACGAAATTTCGGGCGCGAAAGGTAAGTCCGAAATATATCGATGGTGCACTGCGACAAACCCGCTATTGTCACTCAGACAATCGACCCCAAATCCCGTTCATCGAAGACGGCGCAACTAGTCTGATCGAACGATTAGATCAGACGAAGTGGATCGTCGCCCGCATGAACGGATAAAGGATCGATCATGACCAATCGCACCAAGATCACCGCTGCCCTCGCCCTGGCTCTCGGCCTTGCCGCGACCCCGAGCCTCGCCCAGGGGCTCGCTTCCGACAGCGCCAGCTACAACCGGGACGGCAGTCTCAACGTATGGGGCGCGCATATCGACCCGGTGCGTGAGCGTGGCGGCCTCCTCGGCGGCGTGGGCAATGTCGTCGGCGGCGTGACCGGCGCGGCGGGCAACATCGTCGGTGGCACGCTCGGCGCAGCCGGCAACATCGTTGGCGGAACCGTGGATGCGGCCGGCAACGTGGTCGGCGGTGTCGTCGGCGGCACGGCCGATGCGGCGGACAACATCGCCACGGGCTCAGTCCGCAGCCCGGCCGGTTACACGGCCTATGGCGCCCAGCCGGTCGATCGTGTCGGCGCCTACGGTCGCACCGCCTACTGAGGCTGAATCGCTCTTGGAGTACGATGGAATGGCGGGGCGCGAGCCCCGCCGTTCTCTTGTGTGCAAGCCACAGGAAGGGCACGAAAGGGCACGGGGAATGGCTTCCGGCTTCTGGCGGCCGGACCGCCGGGACCGAAAAGCCAGGGGAGAATGAACGTGACGCTTCGATCAGGCTCGGCTGCGATCATCGGGAGCGCCGCGTTCGCCCTCGCTCTTTCCTTCTCCCTCGGCACCGCTCGCGCGGCCGGCGAGGCGCATGGAGACGGACTCGGCGCGGTGACCTTGCCGGATGGCGCTGCCGTGAAATGGGAGAAGGGGCCGCCCAACCTTCCGAAGGGGACCGAGATCAGCGCCCTGGCCGGCGATCCGGCCAAACCCGGCCCCTTCGTACTGCGGATCCGGTTCCCCGCCGACACGGTGATCGCCCCGCACACCCACTCGAAGGCCGAGACGCTGACGATCCTATCGGGCTCGATCCATCACCAGCACGGCGCGACGATCGACCGGGCCAAGGGCGTCGAATTGCGGACCGGCGGCTTCGTGTTCCTACCCGAGAACATGCCGCATGCCCTCTGGACGACCAAGGAACCGGTCGTCCTCCAAGTGAACGGAAGCGGGCCGTTCGGCGTGAACTACCTGAATCCGGCCGACGACCCGAGCCAAGCGAAGAACTGACGGAGAGGGGACGGCCGTCAGGCGGCGGCTCCCACCGTATCCGCCATGCGGGCATCGCGCGTGCCGAGCGGCTGCGGCGCGCCGACCGTCGTGTCCTTGGCGGTCTGGTGCTCGATCTCCGCGTTGAGCTGCGCGCCGAGCAGCACGATCGTGGTCGAGATCCAAATCCAGGTCATGAAGCCGATCGCGGCGCCAAGGGAGCCGTAGGTCTTGTCGTAGCTGCCGAAGTTCGAGACGTACCACGAGAACAGCAGCGAGCCGGCCAGCCATAGGAATCCGGCGACGATGCCGCCCGTCGTCACCCAGCGCCAGCGTGGGGCGTCGCGGCTGGGCCCGTAGCGGTAGAGCACCGCGAGCATCAGGATGACGATCAGGAACAGGACCGGCCAGCGCAGCAGTGCCAGCCACCATGCGTCGCCCGACAGGCCCACAAACTGGATCGCCAGCGGCACCGCGACGATGCCAGCCAGCGCGAGCACGACGAAGAGCAGAGCGCCCGCCGTGAAGGCCAGCGAGACCAGGTTGAGCCTGAAGAAGCCGCGCTGCTCGCGCTCGTTGTAGACGAGGTTGAGCGCATCGAAGACGTGTTTCACGCCGCCATTGGCGCTCCAGACCGAAAGGGCGATGCCGATGAGGGCGGTCAGCCCCAACGTCGTATCACCCTTCTCCGTCACTCGCTTCACCTGCTCGGCGACGATGTCGACGCCCCCCGAGGGAAGGACGCCGCGCAGCGTCTCGATCTGGTGGTTGATGGTCGAAACGTCGGCGATCAGCCCATAGACGGAGACCAGCGCGGCAACGGCCGGGAAGATGGCGAGAAGGACGAAGAAAGTGACGCCCGCCGACACCAGTGTCAGGCGATTCTCGCCAATATCCCGGTAGGTCCGCTTCAGGATGTCCTTCCAGCCTTCGGCCGGCACCTCCGTCGGCGTGTCGGCGGAGCGGCCACGGTTCTGCTCGGTCCGCGCGACCAGATGGGCATCGGCGCCCTCGTGCGAGGGTGACTCCTGACGCGCCGCATCGCCGCCCGACGCGCCGCGCGCGTGATCGCCGGCACGATCCGCATCATGATCAGTAGGCTGAGCAGACCGGCGTGGAAGAGCGACGATGCCGAGGAGCGCCGTCGCCAGCGCCATGGTCCACAAGGTCGGGTAGCGGGGGTTGTCCGCCGCGGCAGCAGCGTCGGGAACGACGCGATCGGTTGTAGGCATCGCGGAATGGGCTCCGTCCAGCGCGCGATCAACGGCTGCGCTATTCGGCAACCGTCTGGCCCGAACTTCGGTTCACAGAGACGTGAGCTGGCCGTCAGCAGCCTTTTCCCGCTGCTGCCGCTGCGTATTCGAACGGCGTACTCATGAAAAATTCACATTCGCGCCAAGTTCTCGCCGGAACCGTTAAGATCGGCTCCGGTTGAAAACGCATCGGTCGAACGCGACCGCCTCGCTTCAGGAGCCGTCGATGCCTTCGACCCTGCGCCGCTCCGGACGACGCCTCGCGCTCGTCCTGGCCTCTTCCGCCCTCATTCTCTCCACTGCTGCTGGCGTTCATGCTCAAGAGGGCGGTCTCGGCGGCCTGTTTCAGCAACTTTTTTCGCCGCAGCGGGCAGCGCCCGCCCCGATGGTCGCTCCTATTCAGGTTTACGGCGGCGGCGAGGTCAACGAGCGTTATCGCTGGCGACGGCATCGCAGCACCGCGGATCGGAGCCGGCCGAAGGTGCGTTACGCGGCCCTGCCGAAGGATGACGGTACTGGGATCAGCGGCAAGCAGCCAGTCGACTCGAAGGCGATCGCGGCCAATCCGACCGCGGCGCTTCTCCGCGACGAGACTCTGCGGCCCGGCGACATCGTCGTCATGCCAGGCGGCCCGAAGGTGTTCATGGGCCACGACGATCGCGGTCGCGGCGCCAAGGCGGCCCGCCACCGGATGAGCGACTTCGAGGATGTGAAGCGCTCGCGCGCGATCAATGCGACGACCCGCCGCCAGTTGATGGCGATGATGCTGCCGCAGGGCGCGATGCCCGCCGAGGAAGCCCGTAAAGCGCTCGCGAAAGCCCGCCGTCTGGCTCCGGAGGAAGCGATCGAACCGCTGACCCGGCAGGCTCGCGCCGAGACCGGCCCGAAACCGACTCGCATCATCAGCCCCTGGCAGATCGCTCAGTAGGATCCACGGGGAACGACGGGACCCGCTCGGGCATCAGGCGGCTGTCACAGGATGATCGAGCCTGATCCGAGAGGGCTCATGCAGAGCAGAACCTTCGAGGCTCGTGCTGCGGACCATGCGCGATGGTAGAGGCTTCGATGGAGTGAGTGATGAAGTCCGTGCCGACGGCACTTCGTCCGAACGACAACTCGAACCATGCGGCGGCGGTCGGCATCATCGCGCGACCCGCCCAGCCTCTATGTCATTCTTGGGAAGATATGATGGTGGAGCCTAACGGGATCGAACCGATGACCTCTTCCATGCCATGGAAGCGCTCTCCCAGCTGAGCTAAGGCCCCATCACTTCTGCCGTGACCGTTTCCGGTCCCTGGCTTCGCCGGCGGCGCTGAGTGCGTCGGCGTTGGGCGGTTCTATACGGGGAGGATTGGCGGGACTCAACCCCCTTTTTTGAAGCGCCGCCGAATTTTTGAGCCGCCTCCTCATCTCCGTACGGCCCTACTGGAGAACGTCGGTCCACCGGCCCAGCCCGACGGCGGATCTTCTCTGGAACCGCCGAAACCGAGCCCAAACACCGATCCCGGCTATACCCGGCAGTACCGAAGTCCGGTCACTGCTGGGCCCGAACGACGTAGCGTTCCATGAGAAGACCGATGGTGAGGCTGCCGAAGACCCAGCAGAAGAGATAAAGATAGTCGATCTGAGCAGGAATGGTCGGATCGTAAGCCAGGCGAACCCATTCAATGAGCTGCGTGATGGGATTCCATTTCATGTAGTAATAAATCTCATCGGGCATATAGCATGCCATAAAGTACACGCCGCTCGTCAAATACAAGGTGAGCGTCACCAAGATGTAACCGAGTGCCCAACCGGGAAAAACCGAGCAAATCCCAACATTGATCGTCCCGACACCGATTCCGAGCGCGATTGCCGTCAGATAGCCAGTGATTGCCGTCGTCATGTCGGCGGGAACGGGATCGACACCGAAGCAGACAAGGACCACAAAAACCAGGCAGACCCCCATGAAGCTGCTGACGATCTCGACGAGGATGCGTGCGACCACTGTATCGAAGCGTTTTACTTGTGGGAAGTAAGTAAGCGGCTTGTGGACCATGTATCCCTTCATCACCTCGCGGGAGATGTACTGAAAGGCGAGGGCCGGCAATGCGCCCGAAGCGACGAAGACCATCGGTTCGTCACCCATGGGTGACTTCATTCCGCGGAATGTCATGGCGCCGACGATGATCCCGAGATGCACGCAGGGCCAGAGCACCTGTACTAGGTAGCCCCAGTAGTTTCCGCCGAAGCGGCTGCGCATGTCGCGCAGCATCAGGGCGCTGAGGACGCGCAGGTAGACGTCGAGATGGCTCTGCCGGCGCGGCAGGGACGAGGCGTGGGCGTTCATGATATCCGTCGCAACGGGGCAGTCGCGCCCTTATGCTCGCTTGCAATCGCGACGAAATCGAGGACGGGTCAGGCGTCGCCGCGGCGGCCCGTCTCGTCCGTGCGCGAAGCGATGCGGTAGAAGGCGACGAGCACCAGCAGGAAGACGATGGGGCCGAGCCAGGGCCCGACCCCGCCGAGCGCATCGGCCGCGAAGGCAAGGGAACCGCCGCGTCCGCTCAGCGTGTCGGCGGCAGCGAGCAGGACGCCGACGACACTCTCGCCGACCAGGAAGCCCGAGGCCAGCAGCACGCCGCGGCGGCGTCCTTCGGCCCGCGCCGCGTCGCCCGCCCCGCGCAGTCGGCGCTCGGCGAGGCGTCCGACGAGGCCGCCGCAGGCGATCGTCACCACCACCTCCAGCGGCAGGTACATGCCGATCCCGACGGTGAGCGCCGGAAAAGAACGGCCGCTGCGGCGCAGACGCGCCTCCACCGCGACAAGGATCGCCCCGAGGCCCGCCCCCGTCGCCACCATCGACCAGGGCAACTCGTTGCGCACGATACCGCCGGCAATCTGCGTCATCAGAGCAGCCTGCGGTGCCGGAAGGGCGGCGGCCTCGTCCATGCCTTCGCGCGGCAGGGCGCCGACAAAACCGTAGGCGTTGTAGAGAAGGTTGAGGAGCGGGGCGATCACCAGGGCGCCCACCGCGACGCCCGCCGCGAGCGCCACCTGCTGGCGCCAGGGGGTGGCATCGACGAGTTGGCCGGTCTTGAGATCCTGAAGGTTGTCGTTGGCGATCGAGGCGGTGGTGACGACGATGGCCGACAGGAGCAGGACGGCGGCGACGACGAAGCGCTCACCCTCCGGCCCGGCGGACCGGCCGAGCAGCAGCGGGAGCAGCAGCGCGGCGAGGAGCGTCGTCAGGATGCCGATGCCGGAGATCGGGCTGGAGGAGGAGCCGAGAAGGCCCGCGAGATAGCCGCAGGCGGCCGCCATCAGGAAGCCGAAGCCGACCGTGAAGACGGTGGCGACGGCGACCAGCGCGAAGCGCAGACCACCGAGTTCGGCCTCCGCGCTGAAATTCAAGAACAGCCAAGCCAGGGGCAGCGTAAGCAGGAGCGAGGTGCCCGCAACCCAGGTGATCGGCAGGTCGCGCTCCTGGCGCGGCAACCGGCGCAGAGCCTGCCCACCGCCCTGCGCGGCACCGAAGGCGGAACGGATGCTTCCGAGGATCGAGCGGCCGAGGGAGGCGACCGTCCAGATCGCGCCAACGGCGATGATGCCGGCACCGATAAGACGGACCTTCTCCGACCAGACCGCTCTCGCCGTCACCTCCGCAGAGCCGGAGCCGGCCCCGTCACCGAAGGCGGTGAGCAGCGGCACCGCGGCGCCCCAAGCCAGAGCCACGCCCGCCAGAAGGGCGAGGCAGGCGCCGAGCCCGACGAGATACCCCACCCCGACGAGGGCG contains:
- the pth gene encoding aminoacyl-tRNA hydrolase; the protein is MRLIVGLGNPGSRYARNRHNIGFMAVDEIARVHRAAPFRRRFQGEAAEVVLGTERAILLKPQTFMNESGRSVGEAQRFFKIPLVDVIVLHDELDLAPAKLRVKLGGGNAGHNGLRSITALCGNEYRRVRLGIGHPGDKALVHAYVLNDFAKSEEPWVEDLCRATADHAALLAAGEDASFQNKVHLAMAGRGWETVKTPVEAGKAKARDAN
- the ychF gene encoding redox-regulated ATPase YchF; amino-acid sequence: MGFKCGIVGLPNVGKSTLFNALTQTAAAQAANYPFCTIEPNVGEVAVPDPRLDDLARIASSKEIIPTRLTFVDIAGLVRGASKGEGLGNQFLANIREVDAIAHVVRCFEDGDVTHVEGKVDPIADIETIETELMLADLDSLEKRVVALEKRAKGADKEAKEFLDLVNRALPLLREGKPARLVERKPEEERLFQQLGLMTAKPVLYVCNVDEGDADKGNDKSQAVFDRAKAEGAVAVVVSAKIESEIAVMPEADQAEFLEAVGLTEPGLNRVIRAGYDLLGLVTYFTVGPKEARAWTITKGTRAPAAAGVIHTDFEKGFIRAETIAFKDYTALNGESGARDAGKLRLEGKEYVVQDGDVLHFRFAN
- the nfi gene encoding deoxyribonuclease V (cleaves DNA at apurinic or apyrimidinic sites), which encodes MELHPRHAWDLTPTEAVALQRRLRSEIVADRAIDLGAVRLVAGVDVSVKNERSRAAIVVVTFPGFLLVESAFAERPTPFPYIPGLLSFREGPVLEEAFGRLRAEPDVFLFDGMGIAHPRRIGIASHMGLWLERPTIGVGKTRLVGTNAALPEVKGAHVPLIDRGETIGALVRTRTATLPLFISPGHRADIPSAVELVLACSPKYRLPEPIRLAHKAAGDF
- the polA gene encoding DNA polymerase I, which translates into the protein MTEETQLQPAKPVGADDRVILVDGSSFIFRAYFQSINQDQKYNTRPSDGLPTGAVRLFCTKIAQFLQEGAAGVKPTHLGIVFDKSEGSFRKELFPDYKGHRPDAPDDLKRQMPLMRDAVRAFGLHAVELIRYEADDLIATYARQAEARGAEVIIVSSDKDLMQLVSDKIRFYDFESGAKGKPGYRPERNLDREAIIAKWEGLAPEQIGDALALIGDTSDNVPGVPGIGLKTAAALIKEYGSLAELLERASEIKQPKRREMLLANIDQAKLSRRLVALEESVPVPVPLDELGVPQPDPQKLVGFLKAMEFNTLTRRIAQMLHVDPEAVKPDPALLPGAQPHAYTNAAGGSDAVPFFGDDVPVDPETAAAPERMDGEAPPEAGEADPFADLDLPDQAPAKKRGANEPTPATLVGARAAESVKPFDTAAYETISTVEQLEAWIAESYEAGVIAVDTETDALDAAKAGLVGVSLATAPGRAAYIPLAHVKPEVKGGDLFGESGAGADASDKQPGQIDFDTALKLLKPLLEDAGTLKVGQNLKYDLSVLHRYGIDVAPFDDTMLISYVLDAGKGGHGMDELARRHLGHQPITFADVAGTGRNKVTFDRVAIDKATAYAAEDADVTLRLWRMMKPRLVAEHRVTVYETLERPLVPVLARMERAGIAIDRNMLSRLSGDFSQILARLEEEIQDDAGERFQVSSPKQIGDVLFGKMGLPGAKKTPSGQWATPATLLEELAQAGHDLPKKILNWRQLSKLKSTYTDSLQQHADRGTNRVHTSFSLAATTTGRLSSSDPNLQNIPVRTEEGKRIRRAFVAPEGKKLISADYSQIELRLLAHIADIPQLREAFEQGIDIHAATASAMFGVSLDQMTGDLRRRAKTINFGIIYGISAFGLADRLGIGREEASVFIKQYFERFPGIRDYIDTTKRSCREKGYVTTLFGRVCHYPQIRSNNPSERASVERQAINAPIQGTAADIIRRAMTRMEGALEAKRLTARMLLQVHDELVFEVPDDEVEATIPVIAGVMEEAPAPALTLRVPLVVEARAAGNWEEAH
- a CDS encoding cupin domain-containing protein, translating into MTLRSGSAAIIGSAAFALALSFSLGTARAAGEAHGDGLGAVTLPDGAAVKWEKGPPNLPKGTEISALAGDPAKPGPFVLRIRFPADTVIAPHTHSKAETLTILSGSIHHQHGATIDRAKGVELRTGGFVFLPENMPHALWTTKEPVVLQVNGSGPFGVNYLNPADDPSQAKN
- a CDS encoding YihY/virulence factor BrkB family protein, with the translated sequence MPTTDRVVPDAAAAADNPRYPTLWTMALATALLGIVALPRRSAQPTDHDADRAGDHARGASGGDAARQESPSHEGADAHLVARTEQNRGRSADTPTEVPAEGWKDILKRTYRDIGENRLTLVSAGVTFFVLLAIFPAVAALVSVYGLIADVSTINHQIETLRGVLPSGGVDIVAEQVKRVTEKGDTTLGLTALIGIALSVWSANGGVKHVFDALNLVYNEREQRGFFRLNLVSLAFTAGALLFVVLALAGIVAVPLAIQFVGLSGDAWWLALLRWPVLFLIVILMLAVLYRYGPSRDAPRWRWVTTGGIVAGFLWLAGSLLFSWYVSNFGSYDKTYGSLGAAIGFMTWIWISTTIVLLGAQLNAEIEHQTAKDTTVGAPQPLGTRDARMADTVGAAA
- a CDS encoding ABC transporter permease encodes the protein MNAHASSLPRRQSHLDVYLRVLSALMLRDMRSRFGGNYWGYLVQVLWPCVHLGIIVGAMTFRGMKSPMGDEPMVFVASGALPALAFQYISREVMKGYMVHKPLTYFPQVKRFDTVVARILVEIVSSFMGVCLVFVVLVCFGVDPVPADMTTAITGYLTAIALGIGVGTINVGICSVFPGWALGYILVTLTLYLTSGVYFMACYMPDEIYYYMKWNPITQLIEWVRLAYDPTIPAQIDYLYLFCWVFGSLTIGLLMERYVVRAQQ
- a CDS encoding OPT family oligopeptide transporter; translation: MDARSDERSPPRGKDSGDHPRHAAELTLRGLLLGAVITVVFMTANLYMGLKTGVTFSTSIPAAMLSMGLLRLFGGSGILENNIVQTQGSAAGTLCNVILVLPGLVLIGHWHGFPFWQTTAVCLVGGLIGLVYSIPLRRALVMGAGLPYPEGTAAAEVLHAGEAGDRGGLRILLGAAGAGGLIGFATTGLRLLADGLHTTLAVGPALFRFATGFSPALVGVGYLVGLGACLALLAGVALAWGAAVPLLTAFGDGAGSGSAEVTARAVWSEKVRLIGAGIIAVGAIWTVASLGRSILGSIRSAFGAAQGGGQALRRLPRQERDLPITWVAGTSLLLTLPLAWLFLNFSAEAELGGLRFALVAVATVFTVGFGFLMAAACGYLAGLLGSSSSPISGIGILTTLLAALLLPLLLGRSAGPEGERFVVAAVLLLSAIVVTTASIANDNLQDLKTGQLVDATPWRQQVALAAGVAVGALVIAPLLNLLYNAYGFVGALPREGMDEAAALPAPQAALMTQIAGGIVRNELPWSMVATGAGLGAILVAVEARLRRSGRSFPALTVGIGMYLPLEVVVTIACGGLVGRLAERRLRGAGDAARAEGRRRGVLLASGFLVGESVVGVLLAAADTLSGRGGSLAFAADALGGVGPWLGPIVFLLVLVAFYRIASRTDETGRRGDA